A window of the Heliomicrobium gestii genome harbors these coding sequences:
- a CDS encoding methyl-accepting chemotaxis protein: MNIRTKIYGGFGVMIALMAVIVAVVFVQLSKIEAETQYLIEYRIQMKDNAQKLALNVARQAAGIRGYLATGNPKFKDELSKAQQEADDALTYLNHTAENKNELAPVNAAAQKFAPHPSKMVELFDRQGQAVAVAYMANQAAPDNAALIAEVQKYLDIRTQVFLTANQSIAEKEHALKRLLLIVLAMGLLCGVGLAIYITRPILRSIGQGMDVAKAIAKGDLTQDVVVQSQDEMGQLLASLYQGVQNLRRLITHVAGTAETVAASSQELTASAEQSSMATNQVAATITGVAQGAEQQKTAVETTVAVIEEMSTRIQQVSDNAHTVLTVADKTANAAAQGDQAVNAAVSQMKSIESTVASSAQVVSQLGERSKEIGLIVDAISGIAAQTNLLALNAAIEAARAGEQGRGFAVVAEEVRKLAEQSQEATQQIANLIGLIQRDTDKAVIAMRDGTREVTLGADVVNTAGQAFQEIVALIAQESAQIKEITASIEQLAQGSQHIVTSVRDIDRIVKDTAEQTQTVSAATQEQSASMEEIAASSHALARLAEDLQGALGKFKV, encoded by the coding sequence ATGAACATTCGCACCAAAATATACGGCGGTTTCGGCGTTATGATTGCGCTCATGGCCGTCATCGTTGCTGTTGTTTTCGTACAGCTATCGAAGATAGAAGCGGAAACGCAGTACCTGATCGAATATCGCATCCAGATGAAAGACAATGCCCAAAAACTGGCCTTGAATGTGGCGCGCCAGGCGGCGGGAATACGAGGCTATCTGGCGACGGGAAATCCCAAATTTAAAGACGAACTGAGCAAGGCCCAGCAGGAGGCGGACGACGCCTTAACCTATTTGAATCATACCGCTGAGAACAAAAATGAATTGGCGCCGGTAAACGCGGCGGCCCAAAAGTTTGCGCCCCACCCCTCCAAGATGGTGGAGTTGTTTGACAGGCAAGGCCAAGCGGTCGCCGTTGCCTACATGGCCAATCAAGCGGCGCCGGACAATGCGGCGCTGATTGCGGAAGTGCAAAAATATCTAGACATTCGAACACAGGTCTTTCTCACGGCAAACCAAAGTATCGCCGAAAAGGAACATGCCCTAAAAAGACTGTTGTTGATCGTTTTGGCGATGGGATTGCTCTGCGGCGTCGGTCTCGCCATTTACATCACCCGGCCGATCCTCCGGTCGATCGGTCAGGGCATGGATGTGGCGAAGGCGATCGCCAAGGGGGACTTGACGCAGGATGTCGTCGTTCAGTCACAGGATGAAATGGGGCAGTTGCTGGCGAGCTTGTATCAGGGTGTGCAAAATCTCCGCAGGCTCATCACCCATGTGGCCGGCACGGCGGAGACGGTGGCCGCATCATCCCAAGAGTTGACGGCCAGCGCCGAGCAGTCGTCCATGGCGACCAATCAGGTGGCGGCGACGATTACCGGTGTCGCGCAAGGGGCGGAACAGCAAAAGACGGCCGTCGAAACGACGGTCGCCGTCATCGAGGAGATGTCGACACGCATCCAACAGGTGTCCGACAACGCCCACACCGTTTTGACCGTAGCGGACAAGACGGCCAACGCCGCCGCCCAAGGCGATCAAGCCGTTAACGCCGCCGTCAGTCAGATGAAGAGCATCGAGTCCACTGTCGCGAGTTCGGCTCAGGTGGTATCCCAACTAGGGGAACGCTCGAAGGAGATCGGCCTGATCGTGGACGCCATCTCCGGGATCGCTGCTCAAACGAACCTGCTGGCGCTGAATGCGGCCATTGAAGCAGCTCGCGCCGGTGAGCAGGGGAGAGGTTTTGCCGTCGTCGCCGAAGAGGTGCGCAAGTTGGCCGAGCAATCCCAGGAGGCGACCCAGCAGATCGCCAATCTGATCGGTCTCATCCAGAGGGACACCGATAAGGCTGTCATCGCCATGCGCGATGGCACCCGGGAAGTGACCCTCGGCGCCGATGTGGTCAACACGGCGGGACAAGCCTTCCAAGAGATCGTGGCTTTGATCGCCCAAGAGTCTGCACAGATCAAGGAGATCACCGCTTCCATCGAACAGTTGGCCCAGGGGAGCCAGCATATTGTCACCTCGGTGCGCGATATCGACCGGATTGTCAAGGATACGGCAGAGCAAACGCAGACGGTCTCGGCGGCGACACAGGAGCAGTCTGCTTCCATGGAGGAGATCGCGGCGTCGAGCCACGCTTTGGCGAGACTGGCCGAAGACCTGCAAGGCGCGCTGGGCAAGTTTAAGGTCTAG
- a CDS encoding glycoside hydrolase domain-containing protein, with the protein MAYVWGVDSASPVNPELLRCVIARFGKPLFWGRYLSTVPRIASGLTRAELAFLRRQNIKVLPIYNAFRYAIGYDNGKRVAREALRNAWRLGIAKGTVLVANIEHFFKIDDRWIRGWVDTIRLAGYRPAIYHDPVRGEFSRAYCRAVKKDARVQRETALWSAQPEITTTGSRNAPAFAPYRPRCGGNVWAWQYGRDSRVCPIDTNLMDTRLYRQLF; encoded by the coding sequence ATGGCCTATGTATGGGGAGTCGATTCGGCCTCACCGGTGAATCCCGAACTGTTGCGCTGCGTGATCGCTCGTTTCGGGAAGCCACTCTTTTGGGGGCGCTATCTGTCTACAGTTCCGCGGATCGCTTCCGGATTGACAAGAGCGGAACTCGCATTCCTGCGCCGCCAAAATATCAAGGTGCTGCCCATCTATAACGCCTTTCGCTATGCGATCGGATACGACAATGGAAAAAGAGTCGCTCGAGAGGCCCTTCGCAATGCCTGGCGACTGGGAATCGCCAAAGGAACCGTCCTCGTTGCCAATATCGAACACTTTTTCAAGATCGATGACCGGTGGATCCGCGGTTGGGTGGATACGATCCGCCTAGCCGGATACCGCCCGGCGATCTATCACGACCCTGTCCGGGGAGAGTTCAGCAGGGCCTACTGCCGCGCGGTAAAAAAAGACGCCCGGGTACAGCGTGAGACCGCCTTGTGGAGCGCCCAACCAGAAATCACGACGACGGGATCGCGCAATGCGCCGGCCTTTGCCCCCTATCGCCCTCGCTGCGGCGGGAATGTCTGGGCCTGGCAATATGGGCGCGATTCAAGGGTGTGCCCCATCGACACGAACCTCATGGACACGCGATTATATCGTCAACTTTTTTGA